A single region of the Acinetobacter sp. WCHA45 genome encodes:
- the rpsH gene encoding 30S ribosomal protein S8, producing the protein MSMQDTVADMLTRVRNAQMAKKQVVSMPSSKLKVAIANVLQQEGYISNVEVAQEDAKATLTITLKYFEGKPVIETVKRVSRPGLRQYRGKDALPSVKQGLGIAIVSTSKGIMTDRAARAAGVGGEVIAFVS; encoded by the coding sequence ATGAGTATGCAAGATACCGTTGCCGACATGTTAACGCGTGTTCGTAACGCTCAAATGGCAAAGAAACAAGTTGTTTCTATGCCTTCTTCTAAGTTGAAGGTTGCTATTGCAAACGTTCTTCAACAAGAAGGTTATATTTCAAATGTAGAAGTTGCTCAAGAAGATGCAAAAGCTACTTTGACTATTACGTTAAAATATTTCGAAGGCAAACCAGTTATCGAAACTGTGAAGCGCGTAAGCCGTCCTGGTCTACGTCAGTATCGCGGTAAAGATGCACTTCCAAGCGTTAAGCAAGGTTTAGGTATTGCAATTGTTTCTACAAGCAAAGGCATCATGACTGATCGCGCTGCACGTGCTGCGGGCGTTGGTGGTGAAGTTATTGCTTTTGTTTCTTAA
- the rplF gene encoding 50S ribosomal protein L6, protein MSRVAKAPVAVPNGVTVTQNGRQVEVKGTKGTLSFNLHALVELKQEEGKLQLAPVKESKDAWMQAGTARAVLNNLVKGVSEGFERKLQLVGVGYKAAVKGTVVNLALGYSHPIDYALPEGVTAETPTATEIILKSANKQLLGQVAAEIRAYRSPEPYKGKGVRYSDEVILRKEAKKK, encoded by the coding sequence ATGTCTCGTGTGGCTAAAGCCCCAGTAGCTGTACCTAATGGTGTAACAGTTACTCAGAACGGCCGGCAGGTCGAAGTGAAAGGCACTAAAGGTACATTGTCTTTCAACCTGCATGCGCTGGTCGAGCTAAAACAGGAAGAAGGTAAACTTCAACTTGCTCCAGTTAAAGAGTCGAAAGATGCTTGGATGCAAGCTGGTACTGCTCGCGCTGTATTGAACAACCTTGTAAAAGGTGTTAGCGAAGGCTTCGAACGTAAGTTACAGCTAGTTGGTGTTGGTTACAAAGCAGCAGTTAAAGGCACTGTCGTTAACCTTGCTTTAGGTTATTCACACCCAATTGACTACGCTTTACCAGAAGGTGTAACAGCGGAAACTCCAACTGCAACTGAAATCATTTTGAAATCAGCAAACAAGCAGTTGTTAGGTCAAGTAGCAGCGGAAATCCGTGCATACCGTTCTCCTGAACCATATAAAGGTAAAGGTGTTCGTTATTCGGATGAAGTTATTCTTCGTAAAGAAGCTAAGAAGAAATAA
- the rplR gene encoding 50S ribosomal protein L18 yields MNEKKQTRLRRAKSTRLHIRALGATRLCVNRTPRHIYAQVISADGGKVLAQASTLDASLRSGATGNIDAATKVGALIAERAKAAGVTKVAFDRSGFKYHGRIKALADAAREGGLEF; encoded by the coding sequence ATGAACGAAAAGAAACAAACCCGTTTGCGTCGTGCAAAAAGCACACGCTTGCACATTCGTGCATTGGGTGCGACTCGTTTGTGTGTAAACCGCACTCCGCGTCACATCTATGCTCAAGTTATTTCAGCAGATGGTGGCAAAGTTTTAGCGCAAGCTTCAACTTTAGATGCATCTTTGCGTAGTGGTGCGACTGGTAATATCGATGCAGCAACTAAGGTTGGTGCTTTAATCGCAGAACGTGCGAAAGCAGCTGGCGTTACTAAAGTTGCATTTGACCGTTCTGGTTTTAAATATCATGGTCGTATCAAAGCCTTGGCTGATGCTGCTCGTGAAGGCGGCTTGGAGTTCTAA
- the rpsE gene encoding 30S ribosomal protein S5, which translates to MAKVEQNEGLVEKLVAVDRVAKVVKGGRIFSFTALTVVGDGNGRVGFGRGKAREVPAAISKALEAARRNMITVDLAGTTLQHPVNARHGASRVYMQPASEGTGVIAGGAMRAVLEAAGVHNVLAKCYGSTNAANVVNATFKGLRDMTSPEKVAAKRGLSVEQIQG; encoded by the coding sequence ATGGCGAAAGTTGAACAAAACGAAGGTCTCGTTGAAAAGCTGGTTGCCGTTGATCGTGTAGCCAAAGTTGTTAAGGGTGGTCGTATCTTCTCTTTCACAGCATTAACTGTTGTGGGTGATGGTAATGGTCGTGTAGGTTTTGGTCGTGGTAAAGCGCGTGAAGTTCCAGCTGCTATTTCTAAAGCACTTGAAGCTGCACGTCGTAACATGATTACTGTAGACCTTGCGGGGACTACTTTACAACACCCTGTGAATGCTCGTCATGGTGCAAGCCGTGTATACATGCAACCTGCTTCAGAAGGTACTGGCGTAATTGCTGGTGGCGCGATGCGTGCTGTTCTCGAAGCTGCAGGTGTACATAACGTACTTGCTAAATGTTATGGTTCTACAAATGCTGCTAACGTAGTAAACGCAACTTTCAAAGGTTTGCGTGATATGACTTCTCCTGAGAAAGTCGCTGCGAAACGTGGTCTTTCAGTAGAACAAATTCAAGGGTAA
- the rpmD gene encoding 50S ribosomal protein L30, whose protein sequence is MKTIKVTQTKSSSHRLKNHKLCLQGLGLRRIGHTVEVQDTPSNRGMINKVYYMVSVEE, encoded by the coding sequence ATGAAAACGATTAAAGTTACCCAGACTAAATCTTCTTCGCATCGTTTAAAAAATCATAAACTTTGCTTACAAGGTCTAGGTCTGCGTCGTATTGGTCATACTGTAGAAGTGCAAGATACGCCTTCTAACCGTGGTATGATCAACAAAGTTTACTATATGGTTAGTGTAGAGGAATAA
- the rplO gene encoding 50S ribosomal protein L15 gives MTLRLNELAPAEGAKRENRRLGRGIGSGVGKTGGRGIKGQNSRKSGGTRPGFEGGQTALYRRLPKFGFTSQIALKTAEVRLSELNKVEGDVISLETLKAANVVRCDQIRARIVLSGEITRAFTVQGVVLTKGAKAAVEAAGGKVEE, from the coding sequence ATGACTCTGCGTTTAAATGAACTTGCACCTGCTGAAGGTGCTAAGCGTGAAAATCGTCGTCTAGGTCGTGGTATCGGCTCTGGCGTTGGTAAGACTGGTGGTCGTGGTATCAAGGGTCAAAACTCACGTAAAAGTGGTGGTACTCGTCCAGGCTTTGAAGGCGGTCAAACAGCGTTATATCGTCGTTTACCAAAATTCGGTTTCACTAGCCAAATCGCTTTGAAAACTGCTGAAGTACGTTTGTCTGAATTGAATAAAGTTGAAGGTGATGTAATTAGCCTTGAAACTTTAAAAGCTGCGAACGTTGTTCGTTGTGATCAAATTCGTGCTCGCATCGTTCTTTCTGGTGAAATCACTCGCGCATTCACTGTTCAAGGTGTTGTGTTGACTAAAGGCGCTAAAGCTGCTGTTGAAGCTGCTGGCGGTAAAGTCGAGGAGTAA
- the secY gene encoding preprotein translocase subunit SecY has protein sequence MKGQPFHVKYREIIRRLMFLIGALLVFRLGAHIPLPGIDNIALAQFFKANEGTFLGLFNMFSGGALERMSILALGIMPYISASIIVQLMSTVVPSLEALKKEGEQGKRKINQYTRYGTLFLALVQGVGMCAGLISQGITLTSGLAFYVPAVTSLVAGTMFLMWLGEQITERGVGNGISMIIFAGIVAGLPNLVIQSFTSVDNGQGSLIGLAVFGLLSLAVLAAIVFIEKAQRRIPVNYAQKQQGRRVFTAQQTHLPLKINMAGVIPAIFASSLLLFPASLGQWLGSADPNAGIVKRSLQDLALVLSPGQPLYLMLFGALIIFFCYFYTALVFSPKEVAENLKRSGAYVPGIRPGEQTARYLDHILNRLTFIGAIYITVVCLMPMVLQSSFSIPFHLGGTSLLIVVVVVMDFMAQLQAHLTSHQYDNQTLMRKTTAHPKG, from the coding sequence ATGAAAGGCCAACCATTTCATGTGAAATATCGTGAAATTATTCGTCGATTAATGTTTTTGATTGGCGCGTTATTGGTCTTTCGACTAGGAGCGCATATTCCGTTGCCAGGTATTGATAATATAGCGCTAGCACAGTTTTTTAAGGCGAATGAAGGTACCTTCTTAGGCTTATTTAATATGTTCTCTGGCGGTGCATTAGAACGCATGTCGATTCTAGCGTTGGGGATTATGCCGTACATTTCTGCATCGATTATCGTGCAGTTAATGTCTACGGTTGTTCCTTCGTTAGAAGCTTTGAAAAAAGAAGGCGAGCAAGGCAAACGAAAGATCAATCAATATACACGTTATGGCACCTTATTCCTTGCACTCGTGCAAGGTGTAGGGATGTGTGCTGGTTTGATCAGTCAAGGTATTACTTTGACATCAGGCTTAGCATTCTATGTTCCTGCAGTTACTTCGTTAGTTGCGGGAACAATGTTTCTGATGTGGTTAGGAGAGCAAATTACCGAACGTGGTGTTGGTAATGGTATCTCGATGATCATTTTTGCAGGTATTGTGGCAGGCTTGCCAAATCTTGTAATACAGTCGTTTACGTCTGTAGATAATGGTCAAGGAAGTTTAATTGGTTTGGCTGTATTTGGCTTACTCTCATTAGCCGTTTTAGCTGCGATTGTGTTTATTGAAAAAGCACAACGTCGTATTCCAGTGAACTATGCACAAAAGCAACAAGGTCGTCGTGTTTTTACTGCACAGCAAACGCATTTGCCATTAAAAATTAATATGGCCGGTGTGATTCCAGCGATTTTTGCAAGCTCACTGTTATTATTTCCAGCGAGTTTGGGGCAATGGTTAGGTAGTGCTGATCCAAATGCAGGGATTGTGAAGCGTAGCCTACAAGATCTGGCATTGGTGTTATCGCCTGGACAGCCGTTGTATTTAATGCTGTTTGGTGCGTTAATTATTTTCTTCTGTTATTTCTATACAGCGCTAGTATTTAGCCCGAAAGAAGTTGCAGAGAACTTAAAACGCAGCGGAGCATATGTGCCTGGTATCCGCCCAGGTGAGCAAACGGCTCGTTATTTAGATCATATTCTTAACCGTTTGACTTTTATTGGTGCAATTTACATTACTGTAGTGTGTTTAATGCCTATGGTGCTACAAAGTTCGTTTAGTATTCCATTCCATTTGGGTGGAACATCTTTACTGATTGTAGTTGTAGTAGTAATGGACTTTATGGCGCAACTTCAAGCGCACCTTACTTCGCATCAATATGATAATCAAACGTTAATGAGAAAAACGACTGCTCATCCTAAGGGATAA
- the rpmJ gene encoding 50S ribosomal protein L36, which translates to MKVQASVKKICGSCKVIRRNGVIRVICSAEPRHKQRQG; encoded by the coding sequence ATGAAAGTACAAGCTTCTGTAAAGAAAATTTGTGGTAGCTGCAAAGTTATCCGTCGTAATGGGGTTATTCGCGTGATTTGTAGCGCAGAACCTCGTCATAAGCAGCGTCAAGGTTAA
- the rpsM gene encoding 30S ribosomal protein S13, whose amino-acid sequence MARIAGVNIPDNKHAVISLTYIFGIGRHTAKNILATVGITETTKIRELDDAQLDAIRAEVAKVPTEGDLRREISMNIKRLMDLGCYRGLRHRRSLPVRGQRTKTNARTRKGPRKPIKK is encoded by the coding sequence ATGGCTCGTATTGCCGGTGTAAACATTCCGGATAACAAGCATGCTGTTATCTCTCTCACGTATATTTTTGGTATCGGTCGCCACACTGCTAAGAACATCTTAGCAACTGTAGGTATTACTGAGACTACAAAAATCCGTGAATTAGATGATGCTCAGCTTGATGCGATTCGTGCAGAAGTTGCTAAGGTTCCGACCGAAGGTGATTTACGTCGCGAAATTTCCATGAACATTAAACGTTTAATGGATTTAGGCTGCTACCGCGGTCTTCGTCATCGTCGCAGCTTGCCTGTTCGTGGACAACGCACCAAAACTAACGCACGTACCCGTAAAGGTCCGCGCAAACCGATTAAAAAGTAA
- the rpsK gene encoding 30S ribosomal protein S11, translating to MAKDTRTRKKVTRTVSEGVAHIHASFNNTIVTITDRQGNALAWATSGGQGFRGSRKSTPFAAQVAAEVAGKAALDYGLKNLDVLVKGPGPGRESAVRALGAVGYKINSITDVTPIPHNGCRPPKKRRV from the coding sequence ATGGCTAAAGATACTCGCACACGCAAGAAGGTCACTCGTACCGTCTCTGAAGGTGTTGCACACATTCACGCGTCTTTTAATAACACCATTGTAACGATTACCGATCGTCAAGGTAATGCATTGGCTTGGGCTACCTCAGGTGGACAAGGCTTCCGTGGTTCACGTAAATCAACTCCGTTCGCTGCTCAGGTAGCTGCTGAAGTTGCTGGTAAAGCAGCTTTGGATTACGGTTTGAAAAACCTAGATGTCCTTGTAAAAGGTCCTGGTCCAGGTCGTGAGTCTGCGGTTCGTGCATTAGGCGCAGTGGGTTATAAGATTAACAGCATTACCGATGTGACACCAATTCCTCACAACGGTTGCCGTCCACCTAAAAAACGTCGCGTGTAA
- the rpsD gene encoding 30S ribosomal protein S4, producing MARYIGPKCKLSRREGTDLQLKSGVKPFDVKTKKHNKAPGQHGQARGGKQSEYSLQLREKQKVRRMYGVLERQFSNYYKEAARVKGATGENLLKLLESRLDNVVYRMGFGSTRSEARQLVSHRSITLNGRRVNIASIQVKAGDVIAVHEGAKQQLRIKNAIELAAQRGIPAWMEVDHSKLEGTFKAAPDRSDLPAEINESLIVELYSK from the coding sequence ATGGCTCGTTATATTGGTCCAAAATGCAAACTCTCTCGCCGCGAAGGGACAGACCTGCAACTTAAATCAGGCGTTAAACCGTTTGATGTAAAAACCAAAAAACACAATAAAGCACCTGGTCAACATGGTCAGGCTCGTGGTGGTAAGCAATCTGAGTATTCACTACAATTACGTGAAAAACAAAAAGTACGTCGTATGTACGGTGTGTTAGAGCGTCAATTTAGTAACTACTATAAAGAAGCAGCTCGTGTTAAAGGCGCAACTGGTGAAAACTTGTTGAAATTGCTTGAAAGCCGTCTTGATAACGTAGTTTATCGCATGGGTTTTGGTTCTACACGTTCAGAAGCTCGTCAGTTGGTATCTCACCGTTCTATTACTTTAAATGGTCGTCGTGTAAATATTGCGTCTATTCAAGTAAAAGCGGGTGATGTAATTGCAGTGCATGAAGGTGCTAAACAACAATTGCGTATCAAAAACGCGATTGAATTAGCTGCTCAACGTGGTATCCCTGCTTGGATGGAAGTTGATCATTCTAAGTTGGAAGGTACGTTTAAAGCTGCACCAGATCGCTCTGATTTACCTGCTGAAATCAACGAAAGCTTGATTGTAGAATTGTATTCTAAATAA
- a CDS encoding DNA-directed RNA polymerase subunit alpha, producing the protein MTRTANEFLTPQAIKVEAVSGTSAKVILEPLERGFGHTLGNALRRILLSSLPGAAVVEVEIEGVEHEYSTLEGLQQDIVELLLNLKGLSIKLFDQNEAYLTLEKQGAGDVTAADLRLPHNVEVVNPDHLIGTLSSSGSLKMRLKVAQGRGYETSDSRFPEGETRPVGRLQLDASYSPIKRVSYTVENARVEQRTDLDKLVIDLETNGTVDPEEAIRKAATILQQQIAIFVDLQKDQTPVAQEPREEVDPILLRPVDDLELTVRSANCLKAENIYYIGDLVQRTEVELLKTPNLGKKSLTEIKDVLASKGLQLGMRLENWPPASLRMDDRFAYRSR; encoded by the coding sequence ATGACGCGTACTGCAAACGAGTTTCTAACTCCGCAAGCGATCAAGGTCGAAGCGGTGAGCGGGACCTCGGCAAAAGTGATTCTTGAGCCTTTAGAGCGTGGTTTTGGCCATACTCTAGGTAATGCTTTACGTCGCATTCTATTGTCTTCTTTACCTGGCGCTGCTGTGGTTGAAGTTGAGATAGAAGGCGTCGAGCACGAGTACAGTACTTTAGAAGGCTTGCAGCAGGACATCGTCGAGCTCTTGCTGAACCTAAAAGGATTGTCTATTAAGCTGTTCGATCAAAATGAAGCATATTTAACATTAGAGAAGCAAGGTGCAGGTGACGTAACAGCAGCTGACCTTCGTTTACCTCATAATGTTGAAGTGGTTAACCCTGATCATTTAATTGGTACTTTGAGTTCTTCTGGTTCATTGAAAATGCGCCTTAAAGTAGCTCAAGGTCGTGGTTATGAGACATCTGACTCTCGTTTCCCAGAAGGTGAAACACGCCCAGTAGGTCGTTTACAGTTAGATGCTTCTTATAGCCCAATCAAGCGTGTTTCTTACACAGTAGAAAATGCTCGTGTAGAACAGCGTACCGATCTTGATAAGTTAGTGATCGATCTTGAGACTAACGGAACTGTTGATCCAGAAGAAGCTATCCGCAAAGCGGCAACGATCTTGCAACAACAAATTGCAATTTTTGTTGATCTTCAGAAAGATCAAACTCCTGTCGCTCAAGAACCTCGCGAAGAAGTTGACCCAATTTTGCTTCGTCCAGTAGATGATCTCGAGCTTACTGTTCGTTCTGCTAACTGTTTGAAGGCAGAAAATATTTACTACATTGGTGATCTTGTTCAACGTACTGAAGTTGAGTTGTTAAAAACTCCTAACTTAGGTAAAAAATCGTTAACAGAGATCAAAGATGTTTTGGCATCGAAAGGTTTACAACTCGGCATGCGTTTAGAGAACTGGCCACCAGCTAGCCTCCGTATGGATGACCGATTTGCCTATCGTAGCCGTTAA
- the rplQ gene encoding 50S ribosomal protein L17, translating into MRHRNSGVKLGRTSSHRKALFQNLTNALVEHELIKTTLPKAKELRRVAEPLITLAKNDTVANRRLAFARTRSAATVGKLFTVLGPRYKERNGGYLRVLKAGFRAGDAAPMAYVELVDREVK; encoded by the coding sequence ATGCGTCATCGTAATAGTGGTGTGAAATTAGGCCGTACAAGCAGCCACCGTAAGGCGTTGTTTCAAAACTTAACAAATGCTTTAGTAGAGCACGAGTTAATTAAGACAACTTTGCCTAAGGCGAAAGAACTTCGTCGTGTTGCTGAGCCTTTAATCACTTTGGCTAAAAACGATACTGTTGCAAACCGTCGTTTAGCGTTTGCTCGTACTCGTTCAGCAGCAACTGTTGGTAAATTATTTACCGTTCTTGGCCCTCGTTACAAAGAACGTAACGGCGGTTATCTTCGTGTTCTTAAAGCGGGCTTCCGTGCAGGTGATGCTGCACCGATGGCTTACGTTGAACTCGTTGACCGTGAAGTAAAATAA
- a CDS encoding flavin-containing monooxygenase, which produces MEKQVDVLIIGAGISGIGLAVHLSKNCPQRNFEILERRESFGGTWDLFRYPGIRSDSDMSTFGFNFKPWAKDKVLASGAEIKGYLSDVISENQLKDKIRFGHRVISANYDSTKKKWLVEIEDNNKKKQNWSANFVIGCTGYYNYDQGYAPKFPKQEDFKGQFIHPQHWPENLDYTGKKVVIIGSGATAITLVPSMVKGGAGHVTMLQRSPTYIATIPSIDFIYEKTRKFMSEETAYKFTRARNIGMQRAIYALAQKYPKTVRRLLLKGIELQLKGKVDMKHFTPSYNPWDQRLCVVPDGDLFKALREGKASVETDQIEKFTANGIQLKSGKHLEADIVISATGLEIQILGGVQGSIDGKPMNTSQHMLYQGVMMSDVPNMAMIIGYINASWTLKVDIAADYICRLINHMDKNGFDEVIAHADPLQRENDTIMGKMSSGYIARAADVMPKQGKQAPWKITNNYLADRKELKDAKFNDGVLEFHKRGDQTNRKPKLVS; this is translated from the coding sequence ATGGAAAAGCAAGTTGATGTATTAATTATTGGTGCAGGTATCTCTGGAATTGGGTTGGCTGTGCATCTTTCTAAAAACTGTCCACAACGTAACTTTGAGATTTTAGAGCGTCGTGAGAGCTTTGGTGGGACTTGGGATTTATTCCGTTACCCTGGTATTCGTTCTGATTCGGACATGTCAACTTTTGGTTTTAACTTCAAGCCATGGGCAAAAGATAAAGTATTGGCAAGTGGCGCTGAAATCAAGGGCTATTTAAGCGATGTGATCAGTGAAAATCAGTTAAAAGATAAAATTCGCTTTGGCCATCGTGTTATTTCAGCAAACTATGATTCTACAAAGAAAAAATGGTTAGTTGAGATCGAAGATAACAATAAGAAAAAACAAAATTGGTCTGCAAATTTTGTCATCGGTTGTACCGGTTACTATAACTATGATCAGGGTTATGCACCTAAATTCCCGAAACAAGAAGATTTCAAAGGTCAGTTTATTCACCCACAACATTGGCCAGAAAATTTAGATTATACGGGTAAGAAAGTGGTGATTATTGGTAGTGGTGCAACTGCAATTACGCTTGTACCTTCAATGGTGAAAGGTGGGGCAGGGCACGTGACGATGTTACAACGTTCACCAACTTATATTGCTACGATTCCTTCAATTGACTTTATTTATGAGAAAACACGTAAATTTATGTCTGAGGAAACGGCGTATAAATTTACTCGTGCACGTAATATTGGTATGCAACGTGCTATTTATGCATTAGCTCAAAAATATCCGAAAACTGTACGTCGTTTATTGTTGAAAGGAATTGAATTACAGCTTAAAGGTAAAGTGGATATGAAACACTTTACGCCAAGCTATAATCCATGGGATCAACGTTTATGTGTTGTGCCAGACGGTGATTTGTTCAAGGCATTACGTGAAGGTAAGGCAAGCGTTGAAACGGATCAAATTGAGAAGTTCACTGCGAATGGTATCCAATTAAAATCTGGAAAACATTTAGAAGCGGATATTGTGATCTCGGCAACTGGTTTAGAAATTCAGATTCTAGGTGGGGTGCAAGGTTCAATTGACGGTAAGCCAATGAACACATCTCAACATATGCTGTATCAAGGCGTGATGATGAGTGATGTCCCTAACATGGCGATGATCATTGGTTATATCAATGCTTCATGGACATTAAAGGTTGATATTGCAGCTGATTATATCTGTCGCTTAATCAATCATATGGATAAAAATGGTTTTGATGAAGTGATTGCACATGCTGATCCTTTACAGCGTGAAAATGATACAATCATGGGTAAAATGTCTTCTGGTTATATTGCACGTGCAGCTGATGTAATGCCTAAACAAGGTAAACAAGCACCGTGGAAGATCACCAATAATTACCTAGCTGATCGTAAAGAACTGAAAGATGCCAAGTTTAATGACGGGGTTTTAGAATTTCATAAGCGTGGCGATCAAACAAATCGTAAGCCAAAATTAGTCTCATAA
- a CDS encoding DUF2059 domain-containing protein: MKKLLILGTLLFSTFVFADDVKQKEVIAQKLVSVDGTEQGLQNTDKMILEQIRMRLPKDIPENFYVDLIKNLNSEQRKQFIIQRYVETFSQKELQAALTFYQSTEGKAWAKKASEIGSEVAHFTTQNARTALNVTMQQHIDNPTVKQLMARMNPTPTPAQTTEKSETK; the protein is encoded by the coding sequence GTGAAAAAGCTATTAATCTTGGGGACATTATTATTCAGTACATTTGTTTTTGCTGATGATGTAAAACAGAAAGAAGTTATTGCTCAAAAATTGGTATCTGTAGATGGAACCGAACAAGGTTTACAAAACACTGATAAAATGATTTTAGAGCAAATCCGAATGCGTTTGCCTAAAGATATACCTGAAAATTTTTACGTAGATTTGATCAAAAATTTAAATAGTGAACAGCGTAAGCAATTCATTATTCAACGCTATGTTGAAACATTTAGTCAAAAGGAATTACAAGCCGCATTAACCTTTTATCAATCTACAGAAGGGAAAGCATGGGCTAAAAAAGCCAGTGAGATAGGGAGTGAAGTTGCACATTTCACTACGCAAAATGCACGTACTGCTTTGAATGTCACTATGCAGCAACATATTGATAATCCAACGGTAAAGCAACTAATGGCACGAATGAATCCAACGCCTACGCCAGCTCAAACAACTGAAAAATCTGAAACTAAATAA
- a CDS encoding acyl-CoA dehydrogenase family protein: MQSGAIRPIPNMLPRKLFTSDHEAFRETVRKFYEKEVVPNIEKYEKQQHVDRDLWNKAGELGLLCTTMPEQYGGSGVDRLYSMILIEEQAYAMDSSTGFSLHSDIVANYVNNFGNEEQKQHWLPKMATGETVTAIAMTEPGTGSDLQAVRTTAVLDGDEYVINGSKIFITNGYLCDMAIVVCKTGNNEKGSANLSLIIVEADRAGFSKGKPLNKIGMKGQDTCELFFDNVRVPKENLLGMEGMGFIMLMKELAWERMLVAIICQAGAEAAFAHTVQYTKDRKAFGKAISTFQNTRFKLAELRTEIDFCRTYLDRCMELQLEESLGVDAAAAAKYKISDMFSKVVDDCLQLHGGYGYMLEYPIARAYIDNRANRIYAGTNEIMKELISRTL, translated from the coding sequence ATGCAATCAGGTGCAATTCGTCCAATTCCAAATATGCTCCCACGTAAGCTATTTACTTCTGATCATGAAGCATTTCGTGAAACTGTACGTAAATTTTATGAAAAAGAAGTTGTGCCAAATATTGAAAAATATGAGAAACAACAACATGTTGACCGTGACTTATGGAACAAAGCAGGTGAACTAGGTTTACTCTGTACCACAATGCCAGAACAATATGGTGGCTCTGGGGTTGATCGTTTGTACAGTATGATTCTCATTGAAGAACAAGCTTATGCAATGGACTCAAGTACAGGTTTCTCATTACACTCAGACATCGTTGCCAATTATGTCAATAACTTTGGTAATGAGGAACAAAAACAACATTGGTTGCCAAAAATGGCAACAGGTGAAACAGTTACAGCGATTGCCATGACTGAACCAGGTACAGGTTCAGATCTTCAAGCAGTTCGTACTACAGCTGTGCTTGATGGCGATGAGTATGTCATTAATGGTTCAAAAATTTTCATTACCAATGGCTACCTTTGTGACATGGCAATTGTCGTCTGTAAAACAGGCAACAATGAAAAAGGCTCAGCAAATTTATCATTAATCATCGTTGAAGCTGATCGTGCTGGTTTTAGTAAAGGTAAACCTTTAAATAAAATTGGTATGAAAGGTCAGGACACCTGTGAACTGTTCTTTGATAACGTCCGTGTACCGAAAGAAAACTTACTGGGCATGGAAGGTATGGGTTTTATCATGTTGATGAAAGAACTGGCTTGGGAACGTATGTTGGTTGCGATTATTTGCCAAGCAGGTGCAGAAGCAGCATTTGCGCATACTGTTCAATACACCAAAGATCGTAAAGCATTTGGCAAAGCCATTAGTACCTTCCAAAATACACGGTTTAAATTAGCTGAATTACGTACTGAAATTGATTTCTGCCGTACTTATTTAGATCGTTGTATGGAATTACAACTCGAAGAAAGCTTAGGTGTGGATGCCGCAGCAGCAGCCAAATACAAAATTTCAGATATGTTCTCAAAAGTTGTAGATGATTGCTTACAGTTACATGGTGGCTATGGTTATATGTTGGAGTATCCAATTGCACGTGCCTACATCGATAACCGTGCTAACCGTATTTATGCGGGAACAAATGAAATTATGAAAGAATTAATTTCTCGTACACTTTAA
- a CDS encoding succinate dehydrogenase assembly factor 2 yields MSDEISLEERKVVYRARRGLKEIDVYFDPYVKNYYLTADADEKALFAELVDQEDPDLLDWFMEVGEPPRAELKDFIRKLKHYVHG; encoded by the coding sequence ATGTCTGATGAAATAAGTTTGGAAGAACGTAAGGTCGTTTATCGCGCACGTCGTGGTTTAAAAGAAATTGATGTGTATTTCGATCCTTATGTTAAAAACTATTATTTAACCGCCGATGCTGATGAAAAGGCGCTATTTGCAGAGTTGGTTGATCAAGAAGATCCAGATTTATTGGATTGGTTTATGGAAGTGGGTGAGCCACCTCGTGCTGAGTTAAAAGATTTTATTCGAAAATTAAAACATTATGTTCATGGCTAA